Part of the Vigna radiata var. radiata cultivar VC1973A chromosome 11, Vradiata_ver6, whole genome shotgun sequence genome is shown below.
aaaaatcgatagtttatataatattaattttttgaaaaagatataaaCTCTCATAATTTCTATCTTGTTAGTGGGCTGGCCCAATTTTTGAGATTTACAATGCTTGGGCTCAAATTTTATAGGTCCAAGGTATGTCTGACATCTGAGTCTAATGTGAGGTTATTACAAAGTATCATGGTTGGAAAGAAATGGCAGAGTGCCTGTATAATAATGAGAAACagaaaatttgaaacaattgaTAAGCTTGAATTGTTACCTTGCCAGCATAAGGTGCTCATTACGAGTATCCATCCACTTGGCATCCTTAGAATCTTCTTTAGCGGACAAAAAATCTCTAGATTTCCTGTGGACAATTTTCCCCTCGCAGAGAGTGTATTCataactctctctctcttgctGTTGCAGAAGACTATTGAGAAGGATCAACTAGTCAAAAAAACTTTTGGAATAATGTACTACAAGTTACAGATCAAATAATCAATCAAGTCAACAACAACTAAAATtaccaaaaataattattataaatccaACAAGTAGGCGCACACAGAGGTCCTAGATACTTTATGCATTGTTTTTGAAGTATGATGCTTCGTTACGATTTTCTTCTTAAAAGATGTctggaaaagttaaaaaagaaaatagtatttaaattttttttggctTGGAATATGTAACTATTGGGTTTATCGAAATACccataaataagtttaaaatatatctcCTAATCAAATCAATAGTATAATAAAATAGTCATTATGATAATTAGTGACGAAATCCTTGTACATTGTCAATGGTATATGATAATAATGATTACTAGAGAAATATTGACAAGGAATGAACTTTTTTAAggatttttctttctaataacaTTAATGACCAAATCCTTATATCCATggaattttgtttcttattccCTTCCTATTTTTGtcccatattttcttttttcatcatCATAACATCATGAATCTCATGAACTCCATATGGAGATACTACCTCACCATCCACACCACTCATACGTTCTCCTTCATCACACAGTAGTATCATGATAGTCTCCACACAATCTCCTTTGAAGTTGGGGCACTCTTCTTTTTGTAAGATCATAAACGCACCCCTGTTGCATCAGAATTCTCCAGTTAGGAGTATAAAGATTGTTATCTTGTGacctaagaaaagaaaattcatattcataaaatttcacatctttgaaaataaaatattcatgagattccaaatcatataatttctaTCCTTTTTTCCATAAAGATACTCAATAAACACTTTCGACTTATTCTACTTACAAATTTATCCCTGATGTTGTTGATACATATaacataagtaataaaaaacatttgtgAATTATTTAGTTTaccaaataatttttcataaagtaTCAAATAATTACCACACTAGATGGTGTgcgattaattaaataatatgctGGTAACACACATTTACCCCAAAAATGCATTGGTAATTAATGACCTTTTTATCTAATAATACCTGTCACATTTATAATAAGTTGATGTCtttccattttcttattttgttctCGAGTATCCACACAACATATTTCAAACACAATCCCATTGTTTAAAAACAAGTCACACAAACAATTAAACTTAGTGACATTGTCACTTCATactttctttattctttatttttgtatcatattatttttccaCAAAGACAAATAGTTCATAAATGTAGACACGACTTCATTTTATTGCATGCTAAATAAACTCAAACTACTTGTGAATAATcgttaataatttttaagtaatatCACACCTATAAGATCAAGGAGTATGATAAAAGGTTTTCATAAATCATAACGAACTAATTCAAACAAACTAGTATGCtcacttaataaaaaatgatttttttttttgtttcttagcACAAGGGCAATggactttataattttttgggGTATTTTGAAGGTGCATGCattaaaatttgacaaaaaaatcatCAACTGATTTATGACATAGATATATATGTGAGTCAATTTTGTAGAagtaataatgataaaatcTGTGGTGAACCATATCGGTTCATTAACTCACCtagttttcttaataaatatttttgtataaaataattatgtaacaTGAAACGAAtacttataaaattagtttttgtataaaataattatgtaacaTGAAAAATCTACAAATCTCTATTtattaactcaatttttttaaataaaaacaaatttgaataactataaaaccaataaaaaatttgttcagGAGGTTTTGTGATAATTGTAAATGAAATGTTATGTTTAATtgatgataaatataatttaagatcattttcttttatttagatttgaattaaaaaaatattattatttttaattagaaaaaacttataattaaataaaccaGATCagattcattatttttaattccttaTTACTTGTAAGAATTTCATTGAGTGTTAAAACATTAGTTTCTTTACGTTTTGGAGTGAAGTAAATCATTACTATATTGTTCATTAATccactttaataatatattaataaaaaatgattaaaattttaagttgtgAGTGCTTACTTTTGTGGGGAAAAATCACCACCTCACTAAAACAATGGTTCATTTGGTTGAACGTATGAAATATTGAGTCTCTTATAAAACTCATCTAGGATCAAAAGAAAGGCGTAGACCAGTCCATCCTACTATGCTGCAAGTTCTTCGTCTCCGAGTCCCGCAGCATGGCCACTCTGGACGTAATAGAACGCGCTGCGAGGTCAAATCCAGAAACAGTGATTGTGAACAAGTTTCTGGATGGAGCATACAACAGAGCGAGGTACACTCTTGTGTCGTATGTTCTGCACGACTGCAACGGAAGTGTTGTGTACAGCCCCTTGCAACAAACCGTCATAGCCATGGCGGAGGCTGCCTTCAACGCCATCAACCTCGAATTCCATGACGGCGCTCATCCTCGTTTAGGCGTAGTGGATGACATCGTTTTCCACCCTCTCGCAGGTGCATCACTACATGAGGCAGCATGGCTCGCCAAAAGAGTTTCAGCAGATATAGGCAACCGATTCAATGGTCAGTATTAAATTACTCCTTATtcaagataatatatatttaaatagttaCGATTTCTGtcatataaaaagttatttttcacatcctaataaaatattaattgttttctttcttataagtataaaaactagttacttttattattgtgttattcttatatcataataaaagttttattaaattataaaatgattttttaattttaaaataaaacatattaataaaccataaaataacttttacaaaagaatgattacaaaaatgaatactttttataattttttattgtgtaaatggttttatttatttttatttttaagttgttaCATTCatccttaaatttaaattgtggAATAGACGgaataatacataatatatattatattattcatttataaagAACTGATTGTTTTAAAGTTGGGATTTGAATAATCGATCTTCATATAATTACTAATTGTAATGGGAATGAAAAATaactcttaaatatttttagttatacacaaataattttattttgtttttcttgataagaaaaatataacttttaataatctCGAtttacattgataaaaaaaaaataatctcatCAGTAAATTTACATCGAAATGTGTATATTAAGTGTAAAAGGGTTACATTGATTTTCTAagatttaaattcttaataagTAAGTTTTTTTATTCTCGATTAATTCTAAAACTTTTGTTAGAatcaaataaagtataaaacacGCATGCAAATTTTGAGGTGTTTCTTGtatttgttttcaataaaagttagaattataaatttataaaataaaaagtttgcatagtaattaaattacaaattacttaagtaaaaatttaattctaagtGAAGGATGACATAAAGATACTAAAAGAATTGtgttttctataaaataaaaacaaaaatttttaaCAGAAAAAACATTATACTAACTCAGTTGTCAGTTTggcaaatttttataatattttatttctatactCTCAGAAtgcaaaatatcattattcttaaaagaaacaaatttgaaaacatcttaaatttcaattcattCACTCATAcaattaatgattaaataagatattatgtgaacaatatttttataatacatatgattattttattggtttgtttaaatttatttttaaaaaaaatatttaaaatcaaccCATCACAAATCATATATTGTCAAtgtatattgttaaaataatgtaaaaaaaaataaaaaacattttcctttaaataaacagtaaaaaactttattttcttaCCTTTCAATACCTGAATGCAGTGCCAGTGTTTCTGTACGCGGCAGCCCACCCAACAGGGAAGGAGCTGGACACTATAAGGCGAGAGCTGGGCTACTACAGACCCAATTTCCAAGGTAGCCAATGGGCTGGATGGGCCATGCCCGACACCGTCCCACTGAGTCCCGACGAGGGACCCAACGTGGTTTCCCGGGCCAAAGGCATCACGATGATCGGAGCACGCCCTTGGGTTGCACTCTACAACGTGCCGATCCTGTGCACTGACGTGTCAGCAGCAAGAAGAATCGCACGGAAGGTGAGTGCTCGCGGTGGTGGGCTTCCAACAGTGCAAACGCTTGGGCTTGTCCATGGCGAGGACTCCACTGAGATAGCCTGCATGCTGCTGGAACCGAACCAGATTGGCGCAGACAGGGTGCAGCATCGGGTGGAGATGCTGGCAGCACTAGAAGGACTTGATGTGGAAAAGGGTTACTTCACTGACTTTTCTCCCGAAATGATTGTGgataaatacattaaattaatCACTGCTAACAGATCGTGAATGTGTTTTTGTCTACCCATCGGACTTAATTGTTGACTGGTAAAACTCTTCGAAATGGAACTTCTTTGGCTTACTATCTTGCTCATGTAAGTTATACAATGGCTACTCTTACCGTGCACAAAAATTCTGTTAAAAAGTATAGCAGAAAACAGAAGCAAATTAAGCAACGAGTCATTGTTAAAAACTGTATAGATTACTATACATAGGTGAAAACTCTCAAATCCCAAATTCTATTATTGACAATTTAagtacaatatatttatataaacgtTATTATTCTGACAAGTTGAAGGAGCCAGAAGGACATTTGCAACAAAATCTTCGGTCCATCACTTAAGGAAAATACATAACTCAATCTATAAGTCAATGTCAACAATCAGATTCTGTACAGTCAGAAACAAGCATCACTCTTGGAGATGCTACTATGATGCTAATGTTACAACAAGTTCACTGCAACTCGGGAACTTGCATTTGAAGACAATTCAACTTTCTTTCACTCTTCAACAACTTAAATATGACACAAGGTGTTTAAGAAAATCATCTTGGCCCAGAAAGTTCCATTGCTTGTGCAAGTAGTGAGGAATCATCAGTGAGATCAGAGTAACGCTCTGAAGAAGAGAGTTCATTTCCTCTGCTTCTTGTGGATTCTGCTCTCTGCGAGGCTTCCCATTTCTCTGCAAGCCCATCTCCTTCAAGCATCCTAACCACCTCAGACATCTTGGGTCTGTGACTTGGAAGGTACTGAGTACATAAAAGAGCCACTTGCACAATTTCATCAAGCTCAATCCTATCATAGTTGTTTTTCAGGTCCTTGTCAACCAACAagtcaattttcttctcttgatGGATTTTCTTCACCTGCAAGTATAGTGAATACATTTAGGACACATG
Proteins encoded:
- the LOC106777094 gene encoding formimidoyltransferase-cyclodeaminase-like, which gives rise to MDFSSTAKDQKKGVDQSILLCCKFFVSESRSMATLDVIERAARSNPETVIVNKFLDGAYNRARYTLVSYVLHDCNGSVVYSPLQQTVIAMAEAAFNAINLEFHDGAHPRLGVVDDIVFHPLAGASLHEAAWLAKRVSADIGNRFNVPVFLYAAAHPTGKELDTIRRELGYYRPNFQGSQWAGWAMPDTVPLSPDEGPNVVSRAKGITMIGARPWVALYNVPILCTDVSAARRIARKVSARGGGLPTVQTLGLVHGEDSTEIACMLLEPNQIGADRVQHRVEMLAALEGLDVEKGYFTDFSPEMIVDKYIKLITANRS